In the Nothobranchius furzeri strain GRZ-AD chromosome 15, NfurGRZ-RIMD1, whole genome shotgun sequence genome, one interval contains:
- the LOC107372668 gene encoding Ig-like V-type domain-containing protein FAM187A: MLFFLFWHWGTISCWKIEMFVTSMLILLLLSSESRSYEAPGDKQDVFASTACPAFLTFTNAAYLAGVTVELPCYCKPQEVQSVVWFFQKRGSTDTRVLSDHQGNRLLDTSHIPQSSDLHSRFTIRLFSLLIFRVGPADSGLYICGSTNGDFFFGYDLDVQEAQTVTLTQRSSEESVKRRRHKSKAYLYQVFTSFQPWSVCDRCGVPGEQVRVGLCYVRSRFLHVRYRQPNQTAASCGSGALPRAFQTQMSSRTGARLEIKSCQVTCPTDAPPPSQLTALKEFLGYSSDSLPVPVPVLFLNHPADRDLVLECPGARPNTAVAWDHGSKPIYRSEHLPGGNSSTPPPRLWIDTGHHLVFQPTKAQDSGVYYCWLEGHRAAEIHLLVYSHLGRGQSLLSHPDFPAAVQTVLKSYAAMTALFCLLLFCRAGIKHLTEDATHSD; the protein is encoded by the exons ATGCTGTTTTTTCTCTTCTGGCACTGGGGAACTATTTCCTGCTGGAAAATTGAGATGTTTGTGACGTCTATGTTGATCCTCCTGCTGCTGTCGTCTGAATCACGGAGCTACGAGGCTCCTGGAGATAAACAGGATGTCTTTGCCAGCACAGCCTGCCCGGCATTCCTGACCTTCACAAACGCCGCCTACCTGGCCGGAGTCACCGTGGAGCTGCCCTGCTACTGCAAGCCTCAGGAG GTCCAGTCTGTTGTGTGGTTCTTCCAGAAACGCGGCTCGACTGATACTAGAGTCCTGTCGGATCACCAAGGCAACAGGCTGCTGGACACGAGTCACATCCCTCAAAGCAGTGACCTTCACAGTCGATTCACCATCCGGCTCTTCAGCCTGCTGATCTTCAGAGTGGGGCCCGCCGACTCCGGACTCTACATCTGCGGCTCCACCAACGGGGACTTCTTCTTTGGTTACGACCTGGATGTTCAGGAGGCCCAAACAGTCACTTTGACTCAGAG GTCCTCTGAAGAAAGTGTGAAGAGGAGAAGGCATAAGAGCAAAGCATACCTGTACCAGGTCTTCACCAGCTTCCAGCCCTGGTCTGTCTGCGACCGCTGTGGAGTTCCCGGGGAGCAGGTCCGTGTGGGACTCTGCTACGTTCGTTCCCGCTTCCTGCATGTGCGGTACAGACAGCCCAATCAGACGGCCGCATCGTGTGGTTCCGGGGCCTTGCCCAGAGCTTTCCAAACTCAGATGAGCAGCCGAACGGGGGCCAGGTTGGAGATCAAGAGCTGTCAAGTGACTTGTCCAACCGATGCACCCCCTCCCTCTCAGCTGACTGCCTTGAAGGAATTTCTGGGGTATAG TTCTGACTCCCTGCCAGTGCCGGTACCCGTGCTCTTTCTGAACCACCCAGCTGACCGAGACCTCGTCCTGGAATGCCCCGGGGCACGTCCCAACACGGCTGTGGCCTGGGATCATGGATCAAAACCAATCTACAGATCAGAACACCTGCCAGGTGGTAACAGTAGCACCCCCCCACCCAGGCTGTGGATAGATACAGGACATCACCTCGTGTTCCAACCAACCAAAGCGCAGGACTCAG GAGTCTACTACTGCTGGCTGGAAGGTCACCGTGCTGCCGAGATACATCTGCTGGTTTATTCCCATTTGGGACGAGGCCAGTCGCTGTTGTCACATCCTGACTTCCCAGCTGCCGTTCAGACGGTGTTAAAGTCCTACGCCGCCATGACCGCTCTGTTTTGTCTGCTGTTATTTtgcagagccgggatcaaacacCTCACAGAGGACGCAACACACAGTGATTAA